The following is a genomic window from Streptomyces sp. NBC_01381.
AGGCCGATGTCGGCGACCTGGATGCGGGCGCAGGCGTTCGGGCAGCCGTTGATGTTGATGGTGATCGGGTGGTCGAACTCCGGGATGCGGCGCTCCAGTTCATCGATGAGCGAGGCGCCGCGCGCCTTGGTCTCGACGATCGCCAGCTTGCAGAACTCGATGCCGGTGCAGGCCATGGTGCCGCGCCGGAAGGGGGAGGGAGTGACCCGCAGATCGAGCGCTTCGAGCCCGGCGACGAGCGACTCGACCTGCGCCTCTTCGACATCGAGCACGATCATCTTCTGCTCGGCGGTGGTGCGGAGCCGTCCCGAGCCGTGGGCTTCGGCGACCTCGGCGATCTTCGTGAGGGTGGTGCCGTCCACACGGCCGACACGAGGAGCGAACCCGACGTAGAAGCGGCTGTCCTTCTGCTTGTGCACGCCGAGGTGGTCGCGCCAGGTGCCGGTCGGCTGCTCGGGCGCGGGCCCGTCGACGAGCTTCCGCTCGAGGTACTCGTCCTCCAGGACCTGCCGGAACTTCTCCGGGCCCCAGTCGGCGACCAGGAACTTCAACCGGGCGCGGTTGCGCAGGCGCCGGTAGCCGTAGTCACGGAAGATGCCGATGACACCGCCGTACACGTCCGGCACCTCGTCGAGCGGCACCCAGGCACCGAGCCGCACGCCCAGCTTTGGGTTGGTGGAGAGCCCGCCGCCGACCCAGAGGTCGAAGCCGGGCCCGTGCTCGGGGTGGTTGACGCCGACAAAAGCAATGTCATTGATCTCGTGAGCGACGTCGAGCTGCGGCGATCCGGAGACCGCGGACTTGAACTTGCGCGGCAGGTTGGAGAAGTCCGGGTTGCCGATGAAGCGGCGCTGGATCTCATCAATGGCGGGGGAGCCGTCGATGATCTCGTTCTCGGCGATACCGGCGACGGGCGAGCCGAGGATGACGCGGGGCGTGTCACCGCAGGCCTCGGTGGTGGAGAGCCCGACGGCTTCCAGCCGCTCCCAGATCTCGGGGACGTCCTCGATGCGGATCCAGTGGTACTGGACGTTCTGCCGGTCGGTGAGGTCGGCGGTGCCGCGCGCGAACTCCTGCGAGATCTCGCCGATGACACGCAGCTGCTCGGTGGTGAGCCGTCCGCCGTCGATCCGCACCCGCAGCATGAAGTACTCGTCGTCCAGCTCCTCCGGCTCAAGGATCGCGGTCTTGCCGCCGTCGATCCCCTGCCGACGCTGGGTGTAGAGCCCCCACCAGCGCATACGCCCGCGAAGATCGTTGGGGTCGATGGAATCGAACCCACGCTTCGAGTAGATCGTCTCAATGCGTGTCCGCACATTGAGACCGTCGTCGTCCTTCTTGAACTGCTCGTTGCCGTTGAGCGGCGTGAAGTGGCCAACGGCCCACTGGCCCTCACCACGGTGACGGCTCACCTTGCGCTTGGGCGCGGCAGTCGTGGGGTTTTCAGGGGTGGCAGCCATGGCTATACGTCCTTCAAGGCGGGCTGAGGGCGGCTCTGACCTGCACACTTCGCGCTAAGGGCGCGGCGGTGCGCAAGAAATCGGTCAAGCAGGGGGAGTCGTCGGCGCTGGTGCTGTCAGCTCGCCGGACACATGGCGCTGGACATGCGGCAGAGATCGACGTGACGTCGACTCACCAAGGCAATTCCAGTGCGATCCATGGCGGAAGCGTGTCACGGGACTTTAGACCCAGTCCACCAGTGCCCGTAATCTGGACACTCTCGTCCCACCTGATGAGACACAGTGACGTGGGTCACTCGGACGCCCATCTCCCCTATCACGGGCGTACTCAAGGATGCCTTCTCGGGCGGCCTGAAGGCACTGCCCGGGCGGCTCCTCTTTACCTGCGGTGGTGAGCGGCGCTTCCTGCGGCGGTACTCCGCCGAGCTGCACCTCCGGCATCACGAGGTGCCGATCCCCTTCGCGGTCCCTTCGGGCAAGAGCATGTACCTCAGGCGGGCGGGTTCCGCGGTGCGGGAGGAGCAGGGCGGGCGCCCGCTACGGCTGCTCGCCGGGCGCGTCACCCTATACCTGGACGGCCTCGACGAGCTCTCGGCGGCGGCTCGGCACGCCGTGGTGCACTGGATCAAGGACGTGGCGAGGTAGTACCCCCGGGCCGGGATGCTCATCACCTGCCGGACGGCCGCCTACCCCACCCACCGGGAGCACCTCACCACCGGTCAGGTGGCCAACCTGGTCGTCGCCGGCCTGCGGAGCGGTGGACCCTCGCCTCCCTGAACCCGCCCCGCGTTCCCGCCCCCTGCCTCAGCTACGCCCCCGGCCAAGGCCCCGGCGCAGCCACATCCGGCTCCTGCTCAACCTTCGTATCGAAAAGCTTGAAGCCGCGCCGCAGGTAGTTGTCCATCGCGTGCTCCCCGTCCTTGGAGCACGTGTGCAGCCACACCCGCTTCGTCGGCGTCAGCTCCGGCCACCGCTCGGCCAGGTCCCAGGCGCGGCGGATGCCCTGCGAGAGCAGGTGGCCGCCGATGCGGCGGCCGCGGAAGGCGGGGATGAGGCCGAAGTAGACGATCTCGACGACACCGCCCTCCTGCGCCGCCAGTTCGACGTATCCAGCCGGCGTCCCCTTCTCGTACGCGACCCAGGTCTCGACGCCCGGCTTCCCGAGCTCCTCCTGCCACTGGTCGTAGGAGAGGGAGAGCCGGTCCGTCCAGCGGATGTCGCCGCCGACGGAGGCGTAGAGGAAGCGGCTGAACTCGGGGGAGGGGATCTCGGCCCGGACGATCCGCAGGTCGTCGCCCTCGGGCGCGGCGGCGGGGAGCAGATCGGTGGGAGCGGTCTGCTCCAGGGACCACGTGGTGACAGTGATGCTCATGCGGGTCAGCGAATCATGAGCCGCGCACCCTGGCCAAAGGGGTTCGGGATGCGGGAAGATCCCGCAGCGCTCTGCCACCCCCCGCATTCTTCTACCTGGAGGATGTTCCATGGTCCGCCGCACACCCCGCGGCCTGCTCGCCGCGGCCACCGTCACCGTGGCCCTCGCGACGCTTGCCGCACCCGCTTCGGCCTCGGCCGACCCGCAGGCCCGCGTTTTCATGGTCAACCCCGTCCAGTCGTCGGGGGACCAGACCCTCGCCGACGACAAGGACTCCGCGAGCTCCGTTCCCGAGAGCGCCTATGCCACCGCCGCCCTGCGCCATCTCGACGCGAGCGGCGGGCTCAACGGGAAGTGGGCGTACGTCAGATCCGACACCGGTGCCTCCGCCAAGATCGCGGACGCCGGGACGTACACCCGCCACGATGACCAGTTCGAGCAGGTCATGGCGTATTTCTGGGTGAATGAGTCGCAGGAGTATCTGCAGAGCCTCGGCTTTGGGACCGAGCTTCCGGGTGCCAACGACCGTGCCCAGCCCGTCCGTATCAACCAGTGGGGTGCGGACAACTCCTTCTTCACGGACAAGAAGGCCGAGATCCGCTTCGGCAAGGGCGGTGTCGACGACGCCGAGGACGCGGAGGTTGTCGTGCATGAGTACGGGCACGCCGTCCACCACGCACAGGTGCCCGGCTTCGGCACCTCCCTGGAAGCCGGGTCGATCGGCGAGGCCTGGGGCGACTATCTGGCGGTGTCGGTCGGCGCGTACGCGGACGCCAAGTACGGCTGGCCCGCGAAGGCGGACCTCGCCTGTGTCGCCGACTGGGACTCCGCCTCGTACTCGGACGCCCCGCACTGCCTGCGCCGCATCGACAGCGACAAGACGTACGCCGACCGGGAGGGCGAGGTGCACGCGGACGGTGAGATCTGGTCCCGCGCGCTCTTCGACATCCGCGGCAAGCTCGGTGCCCGCACCGCGGACCGGATCATCGTCAACGCCCAGTTCGGCTTCGCGCCCGACACCAGCTTCGAGGACGCGGCCGTGACGACGATCGCGACCGCGCAGAAGATGTACGGCAAGGGCGCGGCGGACGCGGTGCGCAAGGCGTTCCAGGCTCGGGAGATACCTGGCGTGTGACTGACTGACTGACTGAGTGAGTGAGTCGGTGGGGTTCCGCCGTCGGGAGGGTCTGCCCGGCGGCGGGGCCGTGCCATCCGGTGCTCGGCGTTCAAGGCTCCGGGACCCGTCGCGCCCTGCGCACCGTGGGCGCCGTCGAGTGCGGGAGCAGGTTCGCCGGGCGGTCGGGAAGCAGCACCTCGACGTCCACGTCCTCCGGAAAGCGGTACGGGCGGTGGGCGAGCAGACCGCCCAAGTAGCGGCGTACGCGGGACAGTTCGGCGCGGACCGTCACCGTGCGAGCCGGGTCGCCGAACATGTCCTCGGCCAGGTCCGACGCGCTGCGCCCCTTCGGATGCGTACTGAGGAGGTAGAGCAACTCTGCGTGGCGCGGGCTGAGTTCGTGGGTCCAGTTGCCGACGCCGCCGCCCTCGACGGTGACCGACCAGCGGCGCGGACCGCTCACGTCGAGGACCACACGGGTCGCGGCGAGCGGCCGTGGTTCCTCCTCGACGCGCAGCAGCCAGCCGCCGGGCAGCGGCTCCACCGCGCAGGTGCCGAGCGAGGGCAGCCAAGTGTGTCCTGCGGCAAGGGACTTGGGCAGGGATATCCGGTCCATCGGCGGCATCCCCGTGACCGCGGCCGTCCAGCCGTCGCCGTCCACCGCGACGGCGCGACCGTCGAGCCGGGCCAGGACCGGCGCCGCCACCGTCCGCAGCCGGTCGAGCGTCGTCAGATGGTTCTCCCGCAGCCGTGCCTCGGCGAGCTTGGCCACCGAGTCGACCAGGGCGAGCGTCGCCGGATGCATCGTGTTGAGCGGGCCGCTGACATCCACGACGCCGATGAGCCGGCCGGAGCGGGGATCGGTGATGGGCGCGCCCGTGCACGTCCACGCGTGGTGGGTCTCCACGAAGTGCTCGGCGGAGAACACCTGCACGGGCCTGCGCACCACGAGCGGCGTGCCTATGCCGTTCGTGCCGACGATGCTCTCGCCCCAGTCGGCGCCCAGTTCGAAGCCGAGCGAGTCGGCCTTGCGCAGCACCGTGGAGTTTCCCTCGCGCCACAGGACCCGGCCGTCGGCGTCACAGACCACCATGATGTGATGCGCCGCGTCCGCCACCGAGACGAGCGCGTTCCGCAGCAGCGGAAGGACCTCTACCAGGGGCGATGTGCGGCGCCGCTCCTCCAGCTCCTCGACGCTGAGCAGCCGGGACCTGAAGTCCCGGTCCGGATCGACCCCGTCGTTCAGCATGCGACCCCAGGACTCACCGATCACCGGACGCGGCATCACGCGCGGCCGCTGCCCGGAGAGCGCCGCGTGGCGGACATGCGCGAGCAGCCGCGCGGCCTGCGTGCAGTCCATGGTGGCGATCCTCGCGAGGTTGATCGTCGACGTCGCGGTCATCACTGAGTCCTTCCCGAACAGACCAGTGCGTCGGGGCCCGTACTCAGTCGGGGCCCGTACTCAATCGTGCCCCTTCGACGCCCGCAAGGGTATTAGTTCGGTAATAAACAATTGACTTGCAACCTCATGCAACCCTCGCGAACAGCCGTGCGGGAGTCGAAGCTTGGCCCAACGCCGTTCGCGCGGCGTTCACGCTCCTCAACGGGGCCTGAAAGCGGGGGTGGTGCCGTGTCGGCGCAGCACCACCCCCGTGCCCCCGGTCAGTCCTCCCCCGTGACCTCGGTCAGTCCTCGCGCGGGGCGGCACGCTCCACCACGGCCGCCAGATCGAGCGTGTGCGGCAGCGTCCCGAACGCCGCGCCCCAGTCCCCGCCGAGCCGCGAGGCGCAGAACGCGTCGGCCACCTCCGGGGGCGCGTACCGCACGAGCAGCGAGCCCTGCAGCACCGTCGCCATCCGCTCCACGAGCCGCCGCGCCCGCGCCTCGACGCCCTCCAGATCGGCCAGTTCGGTCAGCAGGCCCTTGATCGCGCCGTCCAGGCGGTAGTCGGCGCCGCGGGCCGAACCGACCTCCTGGAGAAAGGCGTTCAGCGCCATCGGCTCCCGTTGCAACGCCCGCAGCACGTCCAGCGCCTGTACGTTCCCCGAGCCCTCCCAGATCGAGTTGAGCGGCGACTCGCGAAGCAGCCGCGGCATACCCGACTCCTCGACGTAGCCGTTGCCGCCGAGGACTTCGAGCGCCTCCACCGCGTGCGGCGTGCACCGCTTCGTCACCCAGTACTTCGCGGCCGGCACCGCGATCCGCAGGAACGCCCGCTCCTGCTCGCTCCCGTCGTCGTACGCGGCCGCGAGCCGCAGCGCGAGCGTCGTGGCCGCCTCCGACTCCAGGGCCAGATCCGCGAGGACGTTGCGCATCAGCGGCTTGTCGACGAGCTTGCCGCCGAACGCCTCGCGGTACGTGGCGTGGTGCACGGCCTGCGCGACGGACTGCCGCATGATCGCCGCCGAGCCGACGACACAGTCGAGCCGCGTCGCCGCCACCATCTCGATGATGGTGCGCACCCCGCGCCCCTCCTCGCCGACCCGGCGCGCCCACGTCCCGTCGAACTCGACCTCGCTCGACGCGTTCGACCTATTGCCCAGCTTGTCCTTGAGCCGCTGAATGGCAAAGGCGTTACGCGTTCCGTCCGCGAGCACACGCGGTACGAGAAAACACGTGAGTCCCGCGTCGGTCTGCGCGAGCACGAGAAATCCGTCGGACATAGGAGCGGAACAGAACCACTTGTGCCCCGTCAGCTCATAGGTGCCTTCCTCGGCAAGGGCCCGCGCACGCGTCGTATTCGTCCGTACGTCGCTGCCGCCCTGTTTCTCCGTCATCCCCATGCCGAAGAGCACTCCGGCCTTCTGGGATGCGGGCCGAAGACCTTCGTCGTACACCAGAGAAGTCAGTTTCGGCTCCCACTCGGCGGCGAGCGCGGGATCGGCCCGCAGCGCCGGCACCGCCGCGTGCGTCATCGACACGGGGCAGCCGTGACCCGCCTCCACCTGCGACCACACCAGGAATCCGGCCGCGCGCCGCAGATGCCCGCCGGGCCGCACCCACGCGGTGGTGAGCCCCGACGAGACGGCCTTTCCGAGCAGCCTGTGCCACGAGGGATGGAAGGCGACTTCGTCGACGCGATGGCCGTATCGGTCATGGGTGTGCAGAACGGGCGGATTCTCATTGGCGAGGAAGCCCCATTCCCGCGCCTGCGCGGAGCCCGCCGCGCGCCCGAGTTCGGAGAGTTGCTCCTGCGCGGTACTGAGCAGCGCGGGGTCGAGATGCCGTTCGATTCCCTCTACAAGTGCCCGGTCCGCCGTAAAGACGTCATATCCCACCAGGGGCGGAGCCTGGTTGGTCACGGTGTGGGTGGTGGCTGCCATGCCGCTACGGTAAGGAGGTGCACCAGGCAAAAGAAACACCCGGGCGGCCGTCGGGCCGCTGGAACCGGGCCCGCGCTCTCTACAGCAACGTCTCCAAGCGCAGGACTGCCTGGCTGCTGCTCAAAGACACGGTCAACTCATGCGTGGAATACCGGATCCTGGGCCTGGCGGCCGAGGCGGCGTTCTTCACCCTCCTCTCCGTGCCGCCGCTGCTGCTCAGCCTGATCGGCCTGCTCGCGTACGTGGACCGCTGGACCGGCGCGAACACGATCGCCAGCGTGGAGAACAACATCCTGGAGGCGTCCCGCACGGTCCTGTCCGACAGGGGCGTCAGCCAGATCGCGCAGCCGATACTGGAGGACGTGATGCGGGTCGGCAGGCCCGATGTCATCTCCATCGGCTTCCTCTTCGCCCTGTGGTCGGGCTCGCGCGCGGTGAACGTCTTCATCGACACGATCACGGTCATGTACGGCCTCGACGGCGCGCGCGGCATCGTCAAGACCCGGCTGCTCGCCTTCGGGCTGTTCATCGTGGCGCTGCTGATCGGTTCGGTGGCGCTGCCGCTGATGGTGGCGGGGCCCGACGCGGTGGTCCAACTGGTGCCGGGCTCCACGACGGTGGTGCAGATCGTGTACTGGCCGGTGGTGATACTCCTGTCGATCATCTTCCTCACGACGCTGTACCACGTGTCAGTGCCGGTGCGCTCGCCCTGGGTGGAGGACATGCCGGGCGCGCTGATCGCCCTCGGCATGTGGGTCCTCGGCAGCTTCCTTCTCCGCATCTACCTGACCAGCACGGTCGAAGGCCCCACGATCTACGGCTCGTTGGCGGCGCCGGTGGCGGTGCTGCTGTGGATCGGCGTCTCGGCGTTCGCGGTCCTCGTGGGCGCCGCCGTGAACGCGGCGATCGACCGGGTGTGGCCGTCCGTCGCCACGGCGGCGGCGCGGGCCGCGAATGAGCGGATCCGTGAGGCGCGGGCGGTGGAGATGGTTGCTCGCGCCGCCGCCGCGCGGGAAGCGGCGGACCCCGACGATCCGGACATGCCCTCCGAGTTCCCCGAGCGCTGGTCGCGGTTCCTTCCGCCGGACGATGTGTCGTCGCGGCTGCGGACGCATGCGAAGCGGAACGGGGGCGAGGAGGAGCCGCCGCCGGAGTAGCGCACCGCAGATCACCGGCTTCGCCGAGTTCGTCCTCAAACTCCCCCAAGCTCTTAAAGAGCAGGGGGGACCCCCTCGACGGGCTGGATTCTCCAGCCCGTCCGGCGTTTGAGGGCATCTTGTTCACGCCTTCCAGATGCCCAGTTCCGCATGCTCCCGAGCGAAATCCGCGAAGTCACGCGGGGCACGCCCCAGAATCCGCTGAACCCCCTCGGAGAGGCGCGCATTGCGCCCATCCAGATTCGTCTCGAAGAGTTCGATCAGGAATTCCGCCTCCTCCGCCGGCACCCCGTACTCCGTGAGAGCACCCCCGTACTCCCGGGCGGAAACCGGCACATACCGAATCTCCCGCCCCGCAGCCGCCGAAATCTCCGCCACCGCGTCCCGGAACGACAGCAAGCGTCCCCCGGATACCTCCACCACCTGCCCCGCGTAGCGGTCGTCCGCCGCGCCCAGCACCGCCACCACCACATCCGCGATGTCCCGCGTGTCGATGAACGGTTCGAGCACCTCCCCGGCAGGGAACACCAGCTCCCCGGCCCGCATCCCGTCGAGCAGCGGCGCCTCGCTGAAGTTCTGGGCGAACCAGCTGGCCCGTACGACCGTCCACTGCGCGCCGGACTCCCGCACCGCCCGCTCGGCCGGCTCCGCCTGGTCCTCGCCCCGTGCCGAGAGCAGCACGATCCGGCGCACACCGAGCGCCACCGCCTGCCGGGCCAGCGCGCCCACCGCGTCGCCCGCGCCGGGCGCCCCGACGTCCGGCTGGTACGCGAGGTACGCCGCGTCCGCGCCCCGCAGCGCTGCCTCCCACGTCGTGGGGTCGTACCAGTCGAAGCGCACCGCGCCCGACCGCGAAGCGGCCCGCACCGTGAACCCGGCCGCCTCGGCGGCCTCCGCGACCCGGCGCCCGGTCTTGCCGGAAGCGCCCGTGACCAACACCGTCTTGTTCTGCGACTGCTGTGCCTGCTGCGTGTTCAACGCGTTCTCTGTCATGACTTCAGTGAACTGCCTCGCGCCACAAGTAACCATCCGTCAGGGGCTCACCCCCATACGCGTGCGTCTACGCTTCCGGTATGGACGTACTCGCAGGCTTGCTGGAGGGCCCGCGCGCGCGGGGAGCCTTCATGATCCGGGCGTGCTTCGAACCGCCCTGGTCGGTCCGCATCGCGGACGAAGCGCCGCTCTCGGTGATGATCATGGTCCGTGGCACTGCCTGGATCGTGCCCGAGGACGGGGCCGCGCCCCAGCTGATCCGCCCCGGCGACGTCGCCATCGCCCGCGGCCCCGACCACTACACCTGCGCCGACGACCCGGCGACGCGACCGCTCGCCGAGATCCAGCCGGGCGAGCGCTGCACGCCGCTGGGCGGCGCCCCGTTCGGGCAGTACAAGGATCTGGGTCTGCGGGCCTGGGGGCAGTCGCTCGACAGTCCTGTCGAGATGCTGATCGGGACCTATCAGGCGCGCGGCGAGATCACCGGACGGCTGCTCGACGCGCTGCCCCCGCTGCTCGTGCTGCCCACCGACGTGTGGGACTGCCCGCTCACCCCGCTGCTCGCCGACGAGATCGCCAAGGACGAGCCGGGCCAGGACGTCGTCCTCGACCGGCTGCTCGACCTGCTGATGATCGCCTCGCTGCGCGCCTGGTTCTCGCGGCCGGAGGCGGCGGCCCCCGCCTGGTACAAGGCGATGGGCGACCCGGTCGTGGGGCAGGCGATCCGGCTGCTCCAGGATGATCCGGCGCACCCCTGGACCATCGCCGCGCTCGCCGCGAAGGCGGGGGTCTCGCGGGCCGCGCTCGCCCGGCGGTTCACCGAACTCGTGGGCGAGCCGCCGATGGCGTATCTGACGGGCTGGCGGCTCGCGCTCGCCGCCGATCTGCTGCGGGACGGCGAGCAGACGATCGCCGCGATCGCCCGCCGCGTCGGGTACGGCAGCGCGTTCGCCCTGTCCAGCGCCTTCAAGCGGGTGTACGGGGTCAGCCCCCAGGAACACCGGTCGCGAGCGGCGTAGCGTGGCAGGCATGGTGTACGCCGAGCGGCCGTCCCGCGTGGCCGGCGCGGTGCTGTGGACCCGCACCGGCGCCGCCGACGCCCGGAGCGTGCGGCCCGTCCTGCCCGACGGCTGCATGGACCTGCTCTGGTCCGGCGGCAGGCTCCTGGTCGCGGGCCCTGACACCCGCGCGTACCACCCGGGTCCGGAGGCGGCCGCCGACCGTTACGTCGGCATCCGCTTCTACCCCGGCACCGCCCCCGCCTTCCTCGGTGTCCCCGCGCACGAACTGCGCGACCGGCGCGTCGAGTTGGCCGACCTGTGGCCGTCCGCCGAGGCGCGCAGGCTGACCGAGCGGATGGACGCGGCCCGGGACCCGGTGACCGCCCTGGAGTCCCTCGCCCTGGAGCGCGCGGGCCGCGCGGAGCCGCCGGACCCGCTGATCGCGTACGTCGTCAAGTCCCTTGAGGCGGGGCGGAGCATCGCGGCGACCGCCGCGGAGGCGGGCGTCAACACCCGCCTCCTGCACCGGCGTTCACTCGCCGCGTTCGGCTACGGCCCCAAGACCCTCGGCCGGGTGCTGCGACTGCAGCGCGCACTCGCCCTGGCCTGGGAAGGAGTGCCGTACGCGCAGACCGCGGCCGTCGCGGGCTTCGCCGACCAGGCCCATCTGGCCCGCGACGTCAAGGAGTTGACGGGAATGCCGCTGGGCGAACTACTGCGCGGACGCTAGAGGCGCGAACAGGTCCACGCCATTGCCATCCGGGTCCAGGACGGTCGCGTACCGCTGGCCCCACGCCGCGTCGAACGGCTTGAGCTCACTGCGATATCCGGCACCGGTCAGCTCCGCGAAGGCGGCGTCGACGCCCCCGGGTGTCTCGCAGTGGAAGGCGAGACCGATGCGGCCCGCGCCCTGCGGCGGCTCCCAGTCCTGGACGAACGAGCGGATCGTCTCCTCCGTGTCGAAGGCGATCCGCAGACCGCCCGGCAGTGCCGCCTCCACATGCGGTTGGCGGTCAGATCCGGCCGGGAAGTCGAGACCTAGGCGGCGGTAGAATTCAAGGGCGGCGGCCATGTCCGAGACGACGAGGCCGACGAGATCGAAGCGGGGCGTGATGTTCGTGTTCATGCCTCGCAGCGTAGGCAGCGGCCCCGGCCCCGGTCTTGAAGGAAACGGACGCCGCGCCACTCCTTGCCGCCGCCCGCTCACGGTCGTACATGTGCAGAGAAGGCACGTACGGGCCGACACGGGAGATGACCGACATGTGCGCCATGCCCACGGCGACCGCACCGAGCAAGTACCCGCCTAGCCCCGTACGCCTGGAGGCCGATTACGCCCCCGCGCTCTCCCGCTGGCTCTGGCTGGTGAAGTGGCTGCTCGCGATACCGCACTACGTCGTGCTGCTCTTCCTCTGGATCGGCTTCCTCCTGGTCACCGTCGTGGCGTTCTTCGCGGTCCTGATCACCGGCGGTTATCCGCGGGCGCTGTTCGACTTCAACGTCGGTGTGCTGCGCTGGAGTTGGCGCGTCGAGTACTACGCGTACGGATCGCTCGGCACCGACCGCTATCCGCCCTTCACCCTGCGGGACGTCCCCGACTATCCGGCCCACCTGGACATCGCGCACCCCGAGCACCTCTCCCGCGGCCTGGTCCTCGTCAAGAGCTGGCTGCTCGTCCTGCCCCAGCTCCTGGTGGCCGCGCTGATGTCGGGCGGCTACCGCTTCAACGGCGGGCTCGCCGGGCTCCTCGCCTTCTACGCCGGAGTCTCGCTGCTCTTCACGGGCCGCTACCCGCGGGGCATGTACGACCTCAACATGGGTCTGCACCGCTGGGTCGCGCGCGTCATGGCGTACGGCCTGCTGCTCACGGACGTGTATCCGCCGTACCGCCTCGATCAGGGGGAGCGGGAGCCCCTTGGCTGACTGTCCCGGTCCGCGAATCCTCGCTACGGTGGGAGCCATGGACTTGCCGA
Proteins encoded in this region:
- a CDS encoding GAF domain-containing protein gives rise to the protein MTATSTINLARIATMDCTQAARLLAHVRHAALSGQRPRVMPRPVIGESWGRMLNDGVDPDRDFRSRLLSVEELEERRRTSPLVEVLPLLRNALVSVADAAHHIMVVCDADGRVLWREGNSTVLRKADSLGFELGADWGESIVGTNGIGTPLVVRRPVQVFSAEHFVETHHAWTCTGAPITDPRSGRLIGVVDVSGPLNTMHPATLALVDSVAKLAEARLRENHLTTLDRLRTVAAPVLARLDGRAVAVDGDGWTAAVTGMPPMDRISLPKSLAAGHTWLPSLGTCAVEPLPGGWLLRVEEEPRPLAATRVVLDVSGPRRWSVTVEGGGVGNWTHELSPRHAELLYLLSTHPKGRSASDLAEDMFGDPARTVTVRAELSRVRRYLGGLLAHRPYRFPEDVDVEVLLPDRPANLLPHSTAPTVRRARRVPEP
- a CDS encoding AraC family transcriptional regulator, encoding MDVLAGLLEGPRARGAFMIRACFEPPWSVRIADEAPLSVMIMVRGTAWIVPEDGAAPQLIRPGDVAIARGPDHYTCADDPATRPLAEIQPGERCTPLGGAPFGQYKDLGLRAWGQSLDSPVEMLIGTYQARGEITGRLLDALPPLLVLPTDVWDCPLTPLLADEIAKDEPGQDVVLDRLLDLLMIASLRAWFSRPEAAAPAWYKAMGDPVVGQAIRLLQDDPAHPWTIAALAAKAGVSRAALARRFTELVGEPPMAYLTGWRLALAADLLRDGEQTIAAIARRVGYGSAFALSSAFKRVYGVSPQEHRSRAA
- a CDS encoding YihY/virulence factor BrkB family protein → MHQAKETPGRPSGRWNRARALYSNVSKRRTAWLLLKDTVNSCVEYRILGLAAEAAFFTLLSVPPLLLSLIGLLAYVDRWTGANTIASVENNILEASRTVLSDRGVSQIAQPILEDVMRVGRPDVISIGFLFALWSGSRAVNVFIDTITVMYGLDGARGIVKTRLLAFGLFIVALLIGSVALPLMVAGPDAVVQLVPGSTTVVQIVYWPVVILLSIIFLTTLYHVSVPVRSPWVEDMPGALIALGMWVLGSFLLRIYLTSTVEGPTIYGSLAAPVAVLLWIGVSAFAVLVGAAVNAAIDRVWPSVATAAARAANERIREARAVEMVARAAAAREAADPDDPDMPSEFPERWSRFLPPDDVSSRLRTHAKRNGGEEEPPPE
- a CDS encoding acyl-CoA dehydrogenase family protein, whose amino-acid sequence is MAATTHTVTNQAPPLVGYDVFTADRALVEGIERHLDPALLSTAQEQLSELGRAAGSAQAREWGFLANENPPVLHTHDRYGHRVDEVAFHPSWHRLLGKAVSSGLTTAWVRPGGHLRRAAGFLVWSQVEAGHGCPVSMTHAAVPALRADPALAAEWEPKLTSLVYDEGLRPASQKAGVLFGMGMTEKQGGSDVRTNTTRARALAEEGTYELTGHKWFCSAPMSDGFLVLAQTDAGLTCFLVPRVLADGTRNAFAIQRLKDKLGNRSNASSEVEFDGTWARRVGEEGRGVRTIIEMVAATRLDCVVGSAAIMRQSVAQAVHHATYREAFGGKLVDKPLMRNVLADLALESEAATTLALRLAAAYDDGSEQERAFLRIAVPAAKYWVTKRCTPHAVEALEVLGGNGYVEESGMPRLLRESPLNSIWEGSGNVQALDVLRALQREPMALNAFLQEVGSARGADYRLDGAIKGLLTELADLEGVEARARRLVERMATVLQGSLLVRYAPPEVADAFCASRLGGDWGAAFGTLPHTLDLAAVVERAAPRED
- a CDS encoding putative leader peptide: MDRTGIALVSRRHVDLCRMSSAMCPAS
- a CDS encoding NmrA family NAD(P)-binding protein; the encoded protein is MTENALNTQQAQQSQNKTVLVTGASGKTGRRVAEAAEAAGFTVRAASRSGAVRFDWYDPTTWEAALRGADAAYLAYQPDVGAPGAGDAVGALARQAVALGVRRIVLLSARGEDQAEPAERAVRESGAQWTVVRASWFAQNFSEAPLLDGMRAGELVFPAGEVLEPFIDTRDIADVVVAVLGAADDRYAGQVVEVSGGRLLSFRDAVAEISAAAGREIRYVPVSAREYGGALTEYGVPAEEAEFLIELFETNLDGRNARLSEGVQRILGRAPRDFADFAREHAELGIWKA
- a CDS encoding M36 family metallopeptidase, yielding MVRRTPRGLLAAATVTVALATLAAPASASADPQARVFMVNPVQSSGDQTLADDKDSASSVPESAYATAALRHLDASGGLNGKWAYVRSDTGASAKIADAGTYTRHDDQFEQVMAYFWVNESQEYLQSLGFGTELPGANDRAQPVRINQWGADNSFFTDKKAEIRFGKGGVDDAEDAEVVVHEYGHAVHHAQVPGFGTSLEAGSIGEAWGDYLAVSVGAYADAKYGWPAKADLACVADWDSASYSDAPHCLRRIDSDKTYADREGEVHADGEIWSRALFDIRGKLGARTADRIIVNAQFGFAPDTSFEDAAVTTIATAQKMYGKGAADAVRKAFQAREIPGV
- a CDS encoding nitrite/sulfite reductase translates to MAATPENPTTAAPKRKVSRHRGEGQWAVGHFTPLNGNEQFKKDDDGLNVRTRIETIYSKRGFDSIDPNDLRGRMRWWGLYTQRRQGIDGGKTAILEPEELDDEYFMLRVRIDGGRLTTEQLRVIGEISQEFARGTADLTDRQNVQYHWIRIEDVPEIWERLEAVGLSTTEACGDTPRVILGSPVAGIAENEIIDGSPAIDEIQRRFIGNPDFSNLPRKFKSAVSGSPQLDVAHEINDIAFVGVNHPEHGPGFDLWVGGGLSTNPKLGVRLGAWVPLDEVPDVYGGVIGIFRDYGYRRLRNRARLKFLVADWGPEKFRQVLEDEYLERKLVDGPAPEQPTGTWRDHLGVHKQKDSRFYVGFAPRVGRVDGTTLTKIAEVAEAHGSGRLRTTAEQKMIVLDVEEAQVESLVAGLEALDLRVTPSPFRRGTMACTGIEFCKLAIVETKARGASLIDELERRIPEFDHPITININGCPNACARIQVADIGLKGQLVLDADGNQVEGFQVHLGGALGLEAGFGRKVRGLKVTSAELPDYVERVLKRFEKERADDERFATWVARASEEALS
- a CDS encoding GNAT family N-acetyltransferase, translating into MSITVTTWSLEQTAPTDLLPAAAPEGDDLRIVRAEIPSPEFSRFLYASVGGDIRWTDRLSLSYDQWQEELGKPGVETWVAYEKGTPAGYVELAAQEGGVVEIVYFGLIPAFRGRRIGGHLLSQGIRRAWDLAERWPELTPTKRVWLHTCSKDGEHAMDNYLRRGFKLFDTKVEQEPDVAAPGPWPGA